A single Triticum dicoccoides isolate Atlit2015 ecotype Zavitan chromosome 2A, WEW_v2.0, whole genome shotgun sequence DNA region contains:
- the LOC119357559 gene encoding reticulon-like protein B12 produces the protein MVLWRRGRADLSALLLATAVASWILFHGASGYTAVLLATNMLFLLLVMLYAWSRAARLLGHPAPAIPDLQPVADELDALIRSGLAGIASSFRHVTQGQPGSGRIFA, from the coding sequence ATGGTGCTGTGGCGCCGAGGCCGGGCCGACCTGAGCGCCCTACTCCTAGCGACCGCCGTCGCCTCCTGGATCCTATTCCACGGCGCCTCCGGTTACACAGCCGTGTTGCTGGCCACCAACATGCTCTTCCTCCTCCTGGTCATGCTGTACGCGTGGTCCAGGGCCGCGCGCCTCCTTGGCCACCCCGCGCCGGCCATCCCCGACCTACAGCCGGTGGCCGACGAGCTCGACGCGCTCATCCGCTCCGGCCTCGCTGGCATCGCCTCCTCCTTCCGCCACGTCACGCAGGGCCAGCCCGGCTCCGGGCGCATCTTCGCCTGA